A genomic window from Candidatus Rokuibacteriota bacterium includes:
- a CDS encoding enoyl-CoA hydratase/isomerase family protein, with translation MAEPQVVLTVEGHIATLTLNRPEAMNAMGHDLARDLEAALDRLEAAPDVRAVIATGAGDRAFSVGGDIKERGAMSLEARWQHALRLGRCFDRLEVLPVPVIAAINGFCFGGGMEMAVACDIRIASERAEVGLLEVRLGVFPGAGGPARLTRLVGKGRAKLVLYTGRRWPAAEALRMGMVEQVVEPDRLMDEARMLAAEIAQNGPLAVKALKRLVNACYEADLTSSLELARALRQPLDHTADMLEGVRAFEEKRPPRFQGR, from the coding sequence ATGGCTGAGCCGCAGGTGGTCCTGACCGTCGAGGGGCATATCGCCACGCTCACGCTGAACCGGCCCGAGGCGATGAACGCCATGGGCCATGACCTGGCGCGCGATCTCGAGGCCGCGCTGGATCGGCTGGAGGCCGCGCCTGACGTCCGCGCCGTGATCGCCACGGGCGCCGGCGACCGCGCCTTCTCGGTGGGCGGCGACATCAAGGAGCGCGGGGCCATGAGCCTGGAGGCGCGCTGGCAGCATGCGCTCCGGCTCGGCCGTTGCTTCGACCGCCTCGAGGTCCTCCCCGTGCCCGTCATCGCCGCCATCAACGGCTTCTGCTTCGGCGGCGGCATGGAGATGGCCGTTGCCTGCGACATCCGCATTGCCTCCGAGCGGGCCGAGGTCGGACTGCTCGAGGTCCGGCTCGGCGTCTTCCCCGGCGCCGGCGGCCCCGCGCGGCTGACGCGGCTCGTGGGCAAGGGGCGGGCCAAGCTCGTCCTCTACACGGGCCGGCGCTGGCCGGCCGCCGAGGCGCTCCGGATGGGGATGGTGGAGCAGGTGGTCGAGCCCGACCGCCTCATGGACGAGGCGCGGATGCTGGCGGCGGAGATCGCGCAGAACGGTCCCCTGGCCGTGAAAGCCCTGAAGCGGCTCGTGAACGCCTGCTACGAGGCCGATCTCACCTCCTCCCTGGAGCTGGCGCGGGCGCTGCGCCAGCCGCTGGACCACACGGCCGACATGCTCGAGGGCGTGCGCGCCTTCGAGGAGAAGCGGCCGCCCCGGTTCCAGGGACGGTAG